In one Streptomyces sp. T12 genomic region, the following are encoded:
- a CDS encoding DUF6274 family protein, with protein MAASARHETRALLRAHLSAATSYRHLTRHCPICHHLLRLAMGSAPRTPQVTPREVSEGETASTA; from the coding sequence ATGGCGGCATCGGCTAGGCACGAAACGCGGGCGTTGCTCCGCGCGCACCTGTCCGCCGCCACGTCCTACCGACACCTCACCCGCCACTGCCCGATCTGCCATCACCTGCTGCGGCTGGCGATGGGCTCCGCCCCGCGCACTCCCCAGGTCACTCCGCGCGAGGTCAGCGAGGGAGAAACCGCTTCCACCGCGTAA
- a CDS encoding maleylpyruvate isomerase family mycothiol-dependent enzyme produces MPPAKKRTRTYDPAKIRTAILAQFGNVRQAVRTLTPEQLALPTRLGDWTVRELAAHVTMAVETVSRNLDRDEPTKAELTLLDWPSATAARAGDIADGTRELAVGNPDLDALYARTEERLTQKLADAPGDRILAARTGAMTLADYLVTRTVELVVHTDDLNAAVPGLDIPYDRQALAACTRLLADALAARAPGGSTEVRIPPYAVVQCVEGPRHTRGTPPNVVETDPLTWIRLATGRLAWEEAVAEAKVSASGERADLGGLLPLLS; encoded by the coding sequence ATGCCGCCGGCCAAGAAGCGCACCCGCACCTATGACCCCGCCAAGATCCGCACCGCGATCCTCGCCCAGTTCGGGAACGTACGTCAGGCCGTACGCACCCTGACCCCCGAGCAACTCGCGCTGCCCACCCGGCTGGGCGACTGGACCGTACGGGAGCTGGCGGCACACGTGACCATGGCCGTGGAGACCGTCAGCCGCAACCTCGACCGCGACGAGCCGACGAAGGCGGAGCTCACCCTCCTGGACTGGCCCTCCGCGACCGCCGCCCGCGCCGGCGACATCGCCGACGGCACGCGCGAGCTGGCCGTCGGCAACCCGGACCTCGACGCCCTCTACGCCCGCACCGAGGAGCGCCTCACGCAGAAGCTGGCGGACGCGCCCGGCGACCGCATCCTCGCCGCCCGGACCGGCGCCATGACCCTCGCCGACTACCTGGTCACCCGTACCGTCGAACTCGTCGTCCACACCGACGACCTCAACGCCGCCGTCCCCGGCCTCGACATCCCGTACGACCGCCAGGCCCTCGCCGCCTGCACCCGTCTCCTCGCCGACGCCCTCGCCGCGAGGGCGCCCGGCGGCTCGACCGAGGTGCGGATCCCGCCGTACGCGGTGGTGCAGTGCGTCGAGGGGCCGAGGCACACCCGGGGCACCCCGCCCAACGTCGTCGAGACCGACCCGCTGACCTGGATCCGGCTCGCGACCGGGCGGCTGGCGTGGGAGGAGGCGGTGGCGGAGGCCAAGGTGAGCGCGAGCGGGGAGCGGGCCGACCTGGGCGGGCTGCTGCCGCTCCTGAGCTGA
- the bldC gene encoding developmental transcriptional regulator BldC: MTARTPDAEPLLTPAEVATMFRVDPKTVTRWAKAGKLTSIRTLGGHRRYREAEVRALLAGIPQQRSEA, from the coding sequence ATGACCGCTCGCACCCCTGATGCCGAGCCGCTGCTGACCCCGGCTGAGGTCGCCACGATGTTCCGCGTGGACCCCAAGACGGTCACGCGGTGGGCGAAGGCCGGGAAGCTTACGTCCATCCGCACGCTCGGCGGACACCGCCGCTACCGCGAGGCTGAGGTCCGCGCACTGCTCGCGGGTATTCCGCAGCAGCGCAGCGAGGCCTGA
- the purQ gene encoding phosphoribosylformylglycinamidine synthase subunit PurQ, with protein sequence MTARIGVVTFPGSLDDRDTQRAIRLAGAEPVALWHKDKDLHQVDAVVLPGGFSYGDYLRAGAISRFSPVMETVIEQAKAGLPVLGICNGFQILTEAHLLPGGMLGNDHLHFICRDQKLRVENAETAWTADYEAGQEIFIPLKNMDGRYVADQYTLDKLEAEGRVAFRYLDFNPNGSLNDIAGITNEAGNVVGLMPHPEHAVEPLIGSGRTDGLPFFTSILKKLVNA encoded by the coding sequence GTGACCGCTCGTATTGGCGTCGTCACTTTCCCGGGGAGTCTCGACGACCGGGACACTCAGCGCGCGATCCGCCTCGCGGGTGCCGAACCGGTCGCTCTCTGGCACAAGGACAAGGACCTCCACCAGGTGGACGCGGTTGTCCTCCCCGGTGGTTTCTCCTACGGCGACTATCTGCGGGCCGGCGCCATCTCCCGCTTCTCGCCCGTGATGGAGACGGTCATCGAGCAGGCCAAGGCAGGCCTCCCGGTCCTCGGTATCTGCAACGGCTTCCAGATCCTCACCGAGGCCCACCTCCTCCCGGGCGGGATGCTCGGCAACGACCACCTGCACTTCATCTGCCGCGACCAGAAGCTGCGGGTGGAGAACGCGGAGACCGCCTGGACCGCCGACTACGAGGCGGGCCAGGAGATCTTCATCCCGCTGAAGAACATGGACGGCCGTTACGTCGCCGACCAGTACACGCTGGACAAGCTGGAGGCCGAGGGCAGGGTCGCGTTCCGCTACCTCGACTTCAACCCCAACGGCTCGCTCAACGACATCGCCGGCATCACCAACGAGGCCGGGAACGTCGTAGGCCTCATGCCGCACCCGGAGCACGCCGTCGAGCCCCTTATCGGGTCGGGCCGCACCGACGGCCTCCCCTTCTTCACCTCGATCCTCAAGAAGCTGGTCAACGCATGA
- a CDS encoding helix-turn-helix transcriptional regulator, translated as MELEERVADLERRLAALEGAQHTAPRLGEGDFWALQGFKERLAGLEAADGGVLFTGAVRLPTGEQYEWQHGSLTEGLLDGDWTEAAESFAALGHPVRLRLLREVIGGRRTAAELAELDEVGTTGQIYHHLRQLTGAGWLHTTGRGRYEVPPGRVVPLLVALSTARP; from the coding sequence GTGGAACTCGAAGAACGCGTCGCCGACCTCGAGCGACGACTGGCCGCGCTGGAGGGTGCGCAGCACACCGCCCCCCGCCTCGGCGAGGGCGACTTCTGGGCCCTGCAGGGGTTCAAGGAGCGGCTGGCCGGGCTGGAAGCGGCCGACGGAGGAGTGCTGTTCACCGGCGCCGTACGGCTGCCGACCGGGGAGCAGTACGAGTGGCAGCACGGCTCGCTGACCGAGGGCCTGCTCGACGGCGACTGGACCGAGGCCGCCGAGTCCTTCGCCGCGCTCGGCCACCCGGTCCGGCTGCGGCTGCTCCGCGAAGTCATCGGCGGGCGGCGCACCGCGGCCGAACTCGCCGAGCTGGACGAGGTCGGCACGACCGGCCAGATCTACCACCACCTGCGCCAACTGACCGGCGCGGGCTGGCTGCACACGACGGGCCGGGGCCGCTACGAGGTGCCGCCGGGGCGGGTCGTACCGCTGCTGGTGGCGCTGTCGACGGCCCGGCCGTGA
- the purM gene encoding phosphoribosylformylglycinamidine cyclo-ligase, with the protein MSETTGASYAAAGVDIEAGDRAVELMKEWVKKTQRPEVLGGLGGFAGLFDASALKRYERPLLASATDGVGTKVDVARQMGVYDTIGHDLVAMVMDDIVVCGAEPLFMTDYICVGKVHPERVAAIVKGIAEGCVLAGCALVGGETAEHPGLLGADDFDVAGAGTGVVEADRLLGPDRIRKGDAVIAMAASGLHSNGYSLVRHVLLNQAGLALDAQIDELGRTLGEELLEPTKIYSLDCLALTRTTDVHAFSHVTGGGLAANLARVIPDTLHAIVDRTTWTPAPIFDLVGKTGQVERLELEKTLNMGVGMIAIVPEEATDAALATLADRGVDAWVAGEITDRGDHETGAALIGDYAG; encoded by the coding sequence ATGTCTGAGACAACTGGTGCCAGCTACGCAGCCGCGGGCGTCGACATCGAAGCGGGCGACCGCGCGGTCGAGCTGATGAAGGAGTGGGTGAAGAAGACCCAGCGCCCCGAGGTCCTCGGCGGCCTCGGCGGTTTCGCCGGCCTCTTCGACGCCTCCGCCCTCAAGCGCTACGAGCGTCCCCTCCTCGCCTCCGCCACCGACGGTGTCGGAACCAAGGTCGACGTCGCCCGTCAGATGGGCGTCTACGACACCATCGGCCACGACCTGGTCGCCATGGTCATGGACGACATCGTGGTGTGCGGCGCCGAGCCGCTGTTCATGACCGACTACATCTGCGTCGGCAAGGTCCACCCCGAGCGCGTCGCCGCCATCGTGAAGGGCATCGCCGAGGGCTGTGTGCTCGCCGGCTGCGCCCTGGTCGGCGGCGAGACGGCCGAGCACCCGGGTCTGCTGGGCGCGGACGACTTCGACGTCGCCGGCGCCGGTACGGGCGTCGTGGAGGCCGACCGGCTGCTGGGCCCGGATCGTATCCGTAAGGGTGACGCGGTGATCGCCATGGCGGCGTCCGGTCTTCACTCGAACGGGTACTCGCTGGTCCGGCACGTCCTGCTGAACCAGGCCGGTCTGGCCCTGGACGCACAGATCGACGAGCTCGGCCGCACCCTCGGCGAGGAGCTGCTGGAGCCGACGAAGATCTACTCGCTGGACTGCCTGGCCCTCACCCGCACCACGGACGTGCACGCCTTCAGCCACGTCACCGGTGGCGGTCTGGCCGCCAACCTGGCCCGGGTGATCCCGGACACCCTGCACGCGATCGTCGACCGCACCACCTGGACCCCGGCCCCGATCTTCGACCTCGTCGGCAAGACGGGTCAGGTCGAGCGCCTGGAGCTGGAGAAGACCCTGAACATGGGCGTCGGCATGATCGCGATCGTGCCCGAGGAGGCCACGGACGCGGCCCTCGCGACGCTGGCCGACCGAGGCGTGGACGCCTGGGTCGCCGGCGAGATCACGGACAGGGGCGACCACGAGACGGGCGCGGCCCTGATCGGTGACTACGCCGGCTGA
- a CDS encoding META domain-containing protein, with protein sequence MNTLGTLGMDKQRLAALAALTLLPLAVACGSEDAGSDSVGAGASASVTGAYWAVDDVTVDGKKSAAPSNAYLRIADGGEVKGNLGCNNFGADAVFADSHVTFDQMQATEMACEGVPVNFEQTLARTLSDGDLTTEVEGDKLTLSTADGDRVTLTKQEAAPLYGTKWTVTSPDADGKAHLTFDEKAGEVSGSLGCNKVKATATVSDGRITLGTASTTRMMCDTSLMNTEKTLLGLFDGTVKYELDHRNLTLTSENGEHVNAAAAE encoded by the coding sequence ATGAACACACTCGGCACACTCGGCATGGACAAGCAGCGACTGGCCGCCCTCGCCGCACTGACCCTCCTCCCGCTCGCCGTGGCCTGCGGCAGCGAGGACGCGGGCAGTGACTCGGTCGGTGCCGGGGCGTCGGCCTCCGTCACCGGCGCCTACTGGGCCGTGGACGACGTCACCGTCGACGGCAAGAAGAGCGCCGCCCCGTCCAACGCCTACCTGCGCATTGCCGACGGCGGCGAGGTCAAGGGCAACCTCGGCTGCAACAACTTCGGCGCCGACGCCGTCTTCGCCGACAGCCATGTCACCTTCGACCAGATGCAGGCGACCGAGATGGCCTGCGAGGGGGTCCCCGTGAACTTCGAGCAGACCCTCGCCCGCACCCTCTCCGACGGCGACCTCACCACCGAGGTCGAGGGCGACAAGCTCACCCTCTCCACGGCGGACGGCGACCGCGTCACCCTCACCAAGCAGGAGGCGGCCCCGCTCTACGGCACGAAGTGGACGGTCACCAGTCCCGACGCCGACGGCAAGGCCCACCTCACCTTCGACGAGAAGGCCGGAGAGGTCAGCGGCAGCCTCGGCTGCAACAAGGTGAAGGCGACGGCGACGGTCAGCGACGGCCGTATCACGCTGGGCACGGCGTCCACCACCCGAATGATGTGCGACACCTCACTCATGAATACGGAGAAGACCCTCCTGGGCCTCTTCGACGGCACGGTGAAGTACGAACTCGATCACCGCAACCTCACCCTGACCAGCGAAAACGGCGAACACGTCAACGCGGCCGCGGCCGAGTGA
- the purL gene encoding phosphoribosylformylglycinamidine synthase subunit PurL, producing MSRTPLDTVEHAAATPDVELPWAELGLKKDEYERVVEILGRRPTGAELAMYSVMWSEHCSYKSSKVHLRQFGEKAPQSDALLVGIGENAGVVDVGQGYAVTFKVESHNHPSYVEPYQGAATGVGGIVRDIIAMGARPVAVVDPLRFGAADHPDTKRVLPGVVAGIGGYGNCLGLPNIGGEVVFDSCYQGNPLVNAGAIGVMRHEDIHLAKASGAGNKVILYGARTGGDGIGGASILASETFDDAKPSKRPAVQVGDPFQEKLLIECTLEAFREKLVVGIQDLGAAGLSCATSELASNGSGGMRVTLDDVPLRDSTLSPEEILMSESQERMCAVVEPEKVDRFLEICAKWDVIATVIGEVTDGDRLEIYWHGGKIVDVDPRTVAHEGPVYERPYARPQWQDALQADDANKLARPASSAELKDQVLKLVASPNQASKKWITSQYDHFVQGNTVLAQPEDSGMIRIDEATGLGVAIATDGNGRYAKLDPYHGAQLALAEAYRNVATTGAKPLAVSDCLNFGSPEDPAVMWQFAEAVRGLADACQQLGTPVTGGNVSLYNQTGEVAIHPTPVVAVLGVIDDVARRTPVAFQEEGQLLYLLGDTREEFGGSAWSQVVHDHLGGLPPQVDLERERLLAEILISASRDGMIDSAHDLSDGGLIQAVVESALLGGKGARLVVPDGLDAFTLLFSESAGRAVVAVPRSEEVRFNDMCGARGLPVTRIGVVDGDSVELQGEFALSLEELRVAHEETIPALLK from the coding sequence ATGAGCCGGACGCCTCTGGACACGGTCGAGCACGCGGCCGCGACCCCCGACGTCGAGCTGCCCTGGGCCGAACTCGGTCTGAAGAAGGACGAGTACGAGCGGGTCGTGGAGATCCTCGGCCGTCGGCCCACCGGTGCCGAGCTCGCCATGTACTCGGTCATGTGGTCCGAGCACTGCTCGTACAAGTCGTCGAAGGTGCACCTGCGCCAGTTCGGCGAGAAGGCGCCGCAGAGCGATGCGCTGCTCGTCGGCATCGGCGAGAACGCGGGCGTCGTCGACGTCGGCCAGGGTTACGCCGTGACCTTCAAGGTCGAGTCGCACAACCACCCGTCGTACGTCGAGCCCTACCAGGGCGCGGCCACGGGCGTGGGCGGCATCGTCCGCGACATCATCGCGATGGGCGCGCGGCCGGTTGCCGTGGTCGACCCGCTGCGGTTCGGTGCGGCCGACCACCCCGACACCAAGCGCGTGCTGCCGGGTGTCGTCGCCGGCATCGGCGGCTACGGCAACTGCCTGGGCCTGCCGAACATCGGCGGCGAGGTCGTCTTCGACTCCTGCTACCAGGGAAACCCGCTGGTCAACGCCGGTGCCATCGGTGTGATGCGGCACGAGGACATCCACCTGGCCAAGGCGTCCGGCGCGGGCAACAAGGTCATCCTGTACGGGGCCCGTACGGGTGGTGACGGCATCGGCGGCGCGTCGATCCTCGCCTCCGAGACCTTCGACGACGCGAAGCCCTCCAAGCGCCCGGCGGTCCAGGTCGGTGACCCCTTCCAGGAGAAGCTGCTCATCGAGTGCACCCTGGAGGCCTTCCGGGAGAAGCTGGTCGTCGGTATCCAGGACCTGGGTGCCGCCGGTCTGTCCTGCGCCACTTCCGAGCTCGCCTCCAACGGCTCCGGCGGCATGCGCGTGACGCTGGACGACGTACCCCTGCGTGACTCGACGCTCTCTCCCGAGGAAATCCTCATGAGCGAGTCGCAGGAACGCATGTGCGCGGTCGTCGAGCCGGAGAAGGTCGACCGGTTCCTGGAGATCTGCGCGAAGTGGGACGTCATCGCCACCGTCATCGGTGAAGTGACCGACGGCGACCGCCTGGAGATCTACTGGCACGGCGGCAAGATCGTCGACGTCGACCCGCGCACCGTGGCGCACGAGGGCCCGGTCTACGAGCGCCCGTACGCCCGCCCGCAGTGGCAGGACGCCCTTCAGGCGGACGACGCCAACAAGCTTGCGCGGCCCGCGAGTTCGGCAGAGCTGAAGGACCAGGTCCTGAAGCTGGTGGCCTCTCCCAACCAGGCCTCCAAGAAGTGGATCACCTCGCAGTACGACCACTTCGTGCAGGGCAACACCGTCCTCGCCCAGCCCGAGGACTCCGGCATGATCCGCATCGACGAGGCGACCGGCCTCGGCGTGGCCATCGCGACGGACGGCAACGGCCGGTACGCCAAGCTGGACCCGTACCACGGCGCCCAGTTGGCGCTCGCGGAGGCGTACCGCAACGTCGCCACGACCGGCGCCAAGCCGCTCGCGGTCTCCGACTGCCTGAACTTCGGCTCGCCCGAGGACCCGGCGGTGATGTGGCAGTTCGCGGAGGCCGTCCGCGGACTCGCCGACGCCTGCCAGCAGCTCGGCACGCCGGTGACCGGCGGCAATGTCTCGCTCTACAACCAGACCGGCGAGGTCGCCATCCACCCGACCCCCGTGGTCGCGGTCCTCGGCGTCATCGACGACGTGGCCCGGCGCACGCCGGTCGCCTTCCAGGAGGAGGGCCAGCTGCTCTACCTCCTCGGCGACACGCGTGAGGAGTTCGGCGGTTCGGCCTGGTCGCAGGTCGTGCACGACCACCTCGGTGGGCTGCCGCCCCAGGTCGACCTGGAGCGCGAGCGCCTGCTCGCCGAGATCCTGATCTCCGCCTCCCGCGACGGCATGATCGACTCCGCGCACGACCTGTCCGACGGCGGCCTCATCCAGGCGGTCGTCGAGTCGGCGCTGCTCGGCGGCAAGGGCGCGCGTCTGGTCGTACCGGACGGGCTCGACGCCTTCACCCTCCTCTTCTCCGAGTCGGCGGGACGCGCGGTCGTCGCCGTGCCGCGCTCCGAGGAGGTCCGCTTCAACGACATGTGCGGTGCGCGGGGCCTGCCGGTCACCCGCATCGGTGTCGTCGACGGTGACTCCGTCGAGCTCCAGGGCGAGTTCGCGCTCTCCCTGGAGGAGCTGCGCGTGGCGCACGAGGAGACGATTCCGGCGCTGCTCAAGTAG
- the purF gene encoding amidophosphoribosyltransferase — MPRGDGRLNHDLLPGEKGPQDACGVFGVWAPGEEVAKLTYFGLYALQHRGQESAGIAVSNGSQILVFKDMGLVSQVFDETSLGSLQGHIAVGHARYSTTGASVWENAQPTFRATAHGSIALGHNGNLVNTAQLAEMVADLPKQEGGRTPRVAATNDTDLLTALLAAQVDEDGKPLTIEEAAHRVLPQVKGAFSLVFMDENTLYAARDPQGIRPLVLGRLERGWVAASESAALDICGASYVREIEPGEFVAIDENGLRSSRFAEAKPKGCVFEYVYLARPDTDIAGRNVYLSRVEMGRKLAKEAPVEADLVIATPESGTPAAIGYAEASGIPFGAGLVKNAYVGRTFIQPSQTIRQLGIRLKLNPLKEVIKGKRLVVVDDSIVRGNTQRALVRMLREAGAAEVHIRISSPPVKWPCFFGIDFATRAELIANGMTIEEIGTSLGADSLSYISIDGMIEATTIAKPNLCRACFDGEYPMELPDPELLGKQLLETELAAGPAATAAADAIRRP; from the coding sequence GTGCCACGTGGTGACGGTCGACTCAATCATGATCTGCTCCCCGGTGAGAAAGGCCCCCAGGACGCATGCGGCGTCTTCGGAGTCTGGGCTCCCGGTGAAGAGGTCGCCAAGCTCACTTACTTCGGGCTCTACGCCCTCCAGCATCGGGGCCAGGAATCCGCGGGAATCGCGGTCAGCAACGGCTCCCAGATCCTCGTCTTCAAGGACATGGGCCTGGTTTCCCAGGTCTTCGACGAGACCTCGCTCGGTTCGCTCCAGGGTCATATCGCGGTCGGTCACGCCCGCTACTCGACCACTGGCGCCTCCGTGTGGGAGAACGCCCAGCCGACCTTCCGCGCCACCGCGCACGGCTCGATCGCGCTCGGCCACAACGGCAACCTGGTCAACACGGCGCAGCTCGCCGAGATGGTCGCCGACCTGCCCAAGCAGGAGGGCGGGCGCACTCCGCGCGTCGCGGCCACCAACGACACCGACCTGCTCACCGCGCTGCTCGCGGCCCAGGTCGACGAGGACGGCAAGCCGCTGACCATCGAGGAGGCCGCCCACAGGGTCCTTCCACAGGTCAAGGGCGCCTTCAGCCTCGTCTTCATGGACGAGAACACCTTGTACGCCGCCCGTGACCCGCAGGGCATCCGCCCGCTGGTCCTCGGCCGCCTGGAGCGCGGCTGGGTCGCCGCGTCCGAGTCCGCCGCCCTCGACATCTGCGGCGCCAGCTACGTGCGCGAGATCGAGCCGGGCGAGTTCGTCGCCATCGACGAGAACGGCCTGCGCTCCTCCCGATTCGCGGAAGCGAAGCCCAAGGGCTGTGTCTTCGAGTACGTGTACCTGGCCCGCCCGGACACCGACATCGCCGGCCGCAACGTCTACCTCTCCCGCGTGGAGATGGGCCGCAAGCTCGCGAAGGAAGCCCCGGTCGAGGCCGACCTGGTCATAGCGACCCCGGAGTCCGGCACCCCGGCCGCGATCGGCTACGCAGAGGCCAGCGGCATCCCGTTCGGCGCGGGTCTGGTGAAGAACGCGTACGTCGGCCGTACGTTCATCCAGCCCTCGCAGACCATCCGCCAGCTCGGCATCCGCCTGAAGCTGAACCCGCTGAAGGAAGTCATCAAGGGCAAGCGCCTGGTCGTCGTCGACGACTCGATCGTGCGCGGCAACACCCAGCGGGCCCTGGTCCGCATGCTCCGCGAGGCGGGTGCCGCCGAGGTCCACATCCGGATCTCCTCGCCGCCCGTGAAGTGGCCCTGCTTCTTCGGCATCGACTTCGCCACCCGCGCCGAGCTCATCGCCAACGGCATGACGATCGAGGAGATCGGCACCTCGCTGGGCGCCGACTCCCTCTCCTACATCTCCATCGACGGCATGATCGAGGCGACCACCATCGCCAAGCCGAACCTCTGCCGCGCCTGCTTCGACGGCGAGTACCCGATGGAGCTCCCCGACCCCGAGCTGCTGGGCAAGCAGCTCCTGGAGACGGAGCTGGCCGCCGGCCCGGCCGCCACGGCCGCCGCCGACGCGATCCGCCGCCCGTAG
- a CDS encoding Glu/Leu/Phe/Val dehydrogenase dimerization domain-containing protein, translating to MTDVTHGVLHTLFHSDQGGHEQVVLCQDRASGLKAVIAIHSTALGPALGGTRFYPYATEEEAVADALNLARGMSYKNAMAGLDHGGGKAVIIGDPQRIKSEELLLAYGRFVASLGGRYVTACDVGTYVADMDVVARECRWTTGRSPENGGAGDSSVLTAFGVYQGMRASAQHLWGDPSLRAKRIGIAGVGKVGHHLVEHLVAEGAEVFVTDVREEVVRQITERHRNVLAVPDTDTLIRIDGLDIYAPCALGGALNDDTVPVLTTQVVCGAANNQLAHPGVEKDIADRGILYAPDYVVNAGGVIQVADELHGFDFERCKAKAAKIYDTTLAIFARAKTDGIPPAAAADRIAEQRMAEARGAH from the coding sequence GTGACCGACGTAACACACGGCGTCCTGCACACCCTGTTCCACTCGGATCAGGGGGGTCATGAGCAAGTAGTGCTCTGCCAGGACCGCGCCAGCGGCCTCAAGGCCGTCATCGCCATCCACTCCACCGCTCTGGGCCCCGCCCTCGGCGGTACGCGCTTCTACCCGTACGCGACCGAGGAAGAGGCCGTCGCCGACGCGCTGAACCTCGCGCGCGGGATGTCGTACAAGAACGCCATGGCCGGTCTCGACCACGGCGGCGGCAAGGCCGTGATCATCGGTGATCCGCAGCGGATCAAGTCCGAGGAGCTGCTGCTGGCCTACGGCCGGTTCGTGGCTTCGCTGGGCGGTCGGTACGTCACCGCGTGCGACGTCGGTACGTACGTCGCCGACATGGACGTCGTGGCCCGCGAGTGCCGCTGGACGACCGGACGCTCCCCGGAGAACGGTGGCGCGGGCGACTCCTCCGTGCTCACCGCCTTCGGCGTCTACCAGGGCATGCGTGCCTCCGCCCAGCACCTGTGGGGCGACCCGTCACTGCGCGCCAAGCGGATCGGCATCGCAGGCGTCGGCAAGGTCGGTCACCATCTGGTCGAGCACCTCGTGGCGGAGGGCGCCGAGGTCTTCGTCACCGATGTGCGCGAGGAGGTCGTGCGGCAGATCACCGAGCGGCACCGCAACGTCCTCGCCGTCCCGGACACCGACACGCTGATCCGCATCGACGGCCTGGACATCTACGCCCCCTGCGCGCTCGGCGGCGCCCTGAACGACGACACCGTGCCGGTGCTGACCACCCAGGTGGTGTGCGGCGCGGCCAACAACCAGCTCGCCCACCCGGGCGTCGAGAAGGACATCGCCGACCGCGGGATCCTCTACGCGCCCGACTACGTGGTGAACGCCGGCGGTGTCATCCAGGTCGCCGACGAACTGCACGGCTTCGACTTCGAGCGGTGCAAGGCGAAGGCGGCGAAGATCTACGACACCACGCTGGCCATATTCGCACGTGCGAAGACGGATGGGATTCCGCCGGCCGCCGCGGCCGACCGGATCGCCGAGCAGCGGATGGCGGAGGCACGCGGAGCGCACTGA
- a CDS encoding DUF3073 domain-containing protein — protein sequence MGRGRAKAKQTKVARQLKYNSGGTDLSRLAEELGASTSNQSPNGDRFEDDEQDDDDLYSKYADLYEDDDEDQDEDPSEQRRGA from the coding sequence ATGGGGCGCGGCCGGGCCAAGGCCAAGCAGACGAAGGTCGCCCGCCAGCTGAAGTACAACAGCGGTGGGACGGACCTCTCACGCCTGGCCGAGGAGCTGGGCGCATCGACGTCGAACCAGTCGCCGAACGGCGATCGCTTCGAGGACGATGAGCAGGACGACGACGACCTGTACTCGAAATACGCCGACCTCTATGAGGACGACGACGAGGATCAGGACGAGGACCCCTCGGAACAGCGTCGCGGCGCTTGA
- a CDS encoding M23 family metallopeptidase: MSARKLATLTYRGLQLTFLGLVIAHLSLDLGYPWWWNFLPIVLAYALVIVVNRWGGAPDSPRAAREPVEVAPPVTGRWTALNSPADRTPSHGTHAYGQTFAIDVVAEPEPGARPGFRLLWPIARRNSAFPAFGAPLLAVADATVVRATAGQRDHLSRTSLLALLYLMVVEASVRDLLGAKRIVGNHVILDLGDGTYALYAHLRRGSLTVREGDRVTVGQPLARCGNSGNSTEPHLHFQLMDGPDPDTARGIPFTWRGIGVPRNREAFEASTTQSQPA, translated from the coding sequence ATGTCCGCACGCAAACTGGCCACCCTCACCTACCGGGGTCTGCAACTGACCTTCCTCGGCCTGGTGATCGCGCACCTCTCACTGGACCTCGGATATCCGTGGTGGTGGAACTTCCTGCCGATCGTCCTGGCCTACGCCCTCGTCATCGTGGTCAACCGGTGGGGCGGCGCCCCGGACAGCCCGCGCGCGGCCCGGGAACCCGTCGAAGTCGCCCCGCCCGTCACCGGCCGCTGGACCGCGCTCAACAGCCCGGCCGACCGCACCCCGAGCCACGGCACGCACGCCTACGGCCAGACCTTCGCCATCGACGTCGTCGCCGAACCCGAGCCCGGCGCCCGCCCGGGCTTCCGCCTGCTGTGGCCGATCGCCCGCCGCAACAGCGCCTTCCCCGCCTTCGGCGCCCCGCTCCTCGCGGTCGCCGACGCCACCGTCGTACGGGCCACCGCCGGGCAGCGCGACCACCTGAGCCGCACCTCGCTGCTCGCGCTCCTGTACCTGATGGTCGTCGAGGCGTCCGTGCGCGACCTGCTCGGGGCCAAGCGGATCGTCGGCAACCACGTCATCCTCGACCTCGGCGACGGGACCTACGCGCTCTACGCCCACCTGCGGCGCGGCTCGCTCACCGTCCGCGAGGGCGACCGCGTGACCGTCGGACAGCCGCTGGCCCGCTGCGGCAACTCGGGCAACTCCACCGAGCCCCACCTGCACTTCCAGCTGATGGACGGCCCCGACCCGGACACCGCCCGCGGCATCCCCTTCACCTGGCGCGGCATCGGCGTCCCCCGCAACCGCGAGGCGTTCGAGGCCTCCACGACGCAGTCGCAGCCCGCATAG